One genomic window of Amyelois transitella isolate CPQ chromosome 8, ilAmyTran1.1, whole genome shotgun sequence includes the following:
- the LOC106139375 gene encoding cytosol aminopeptidase-like isoform X2, with the protein MGPNLCVARAYSQVAECSATSEDKDEPPLDGNKKGLVLGVYEADGQFELTEAAAEVDQKSDGKISQHLTELSCQLQLGKSFAVTDVPGYSAVALASYGPKNACYNKLEELDEARENVRWGVGAGVRVLQSRGCALLDVDPGTRPDAAAEAAQLAAWRFQEFRACKKPKCQVTQYGGAGAEWGEGAVRGDAQNWARHLSDMPANKMTPIDLAQAALDELCPLGVVVEARDREWISSQDMRAFLAVARGSCEEPAFLECAYRGGRERQPPVLLVAKGVTFDSGGLCLKSSELMCENRGSMAGAAVVLATLKIIATLKVPINVVALLPLCENMISGQCMKVGDVVRALNGVNIQIEDTDMEGRLMMADALVYGQTIYRPSLVIDVATFTRGVLLATGGGAYGCFSNSEAAWRLLRRAGARAGDRPWRFPLWNYYHQQIVDDPAVDLRNKGSGSATPCLGAAFLRRFVCCDWLHVDVTGVGKVAHAAPPYLRARRMSGRPARALAAALADVAAPRADDKQQGECG; encoded by the exons at GGGACCAAATTTGTGTGTTGCGAGAGCTTACTCCCAGGTTGCTGAGTGTTCAGCCACTTCTGAAGATAAGGATGAACCACCACTGGATGGGAATAAG AAAGGTCTAGTGCTGGGCGTTTACGAGGCGGACGGGCAGTTCGAGCTGACCGAAGCCGCCGCGGAGGTCGATCAGAAGTCTGATGGGAAGATCAGTCAGCATCTCACTGA GCTATCATGTCAGCTGCAGCTAGGCAAGTCGTTCGCGGTGACCGACGTGCCGGGGTACAGCGCCGTCGCGCTCGCCAGCTACGGGCCCAAGAACGCCTGCTACAACAAGCTGGAGGAGCTGGATGAGGCCAGG GAAAACGTCCGCTGGGGAGTGGGGGCTGGCGTGCGGGTACTACAGTCCCGCGGCTGCGCGCTGCTAGACGTGGACCCGGGGACGCGGCCCGACGCCGCCGCGGAGGCCGCCCAGCTCGCCGCCTGGAG GTTCCAAGAGTTCCGAGCGTGCAAGAAGCCGAAGTGCCAAGTGACCCAGTACGGGGGGGCGGGCGCGGAGTGGGGGGAGGGCGCGGTGCGGGGGGACGCGCAGAACTGGGCGCGGCACCTCTCCGACATGCCCGCCAACAAGATGACCCCCATTGACCTCGCTCAG GCGGCATTAGACGAGCTGTGCCCGCTGGGCGTGGTGGTGGAGGCGCGCGACCGCGAGTGGATCTCGTCGCAGGACATGCGCGCCTTCCTGGCCGTGGCGCGCGGCTCGTGCGAGGAGCCCGCCTTCCTGGAGTGCGCCTACCGCGGCGGCCGCGAGCGCCAGCCGCCCGTGCTGCTCGTGGCCAAGGGGGTCACCTTCGACAG CGGCGGCCTCTGCCTGAAGTCGTCGGAGCTGATGTGCGAGAACCGCGGCAGCATGGCGGGCGCCGCCGTCGTGCTCGCCACGCTCAAGATCATCGCCACACTCAAG GTGCCCATAAACGTAGTGGCTCTGCTTCCCCTCTGCGAGAACATGATCAGCGGGCAGTGCATGAAGGTGGGCGACGTGGTGCGAGCCCTCAACGGGGTCAACATACAG ATAGAAGACACGGACATGGAGGGCCGGCTGATGATGGCGGACGCGCTGGTGTACGGGCAGACCATCTACCGGCCCAGCCTCGTCATAGACGTCGCCACGTTCACCC GCGGGGTGCTGCTGGCGACGGGCGGCGGCGCGTACGGCTGCTTCAGCAACAGCGAGGCGGCGTGGCGGCTGCTGCGGCGGGCGGGCGCGCGCGCCGGCGACCGCCCGTGGCGGTTCCCGCTGTGGAACTACTACCACCAGCAGATCGTCG ATGACCCGGCTGTGGATTTGAGAAACAAAGGATCGGGGTCTGCCACTCCTTGCTTGGGCGCTGCCTTCCTTAGG CGCTTCGTGTGCTGCGACTGGCTGCACGTGGACGTGACGGGCGTGGGCAAGGTGGCGCACGCGGCGCCGCCGTacctgcgcgcgcgccgcatGTCGGGCCGCCCCGCGCGCGCGCTGGCCGCCGCGCTCGCCGACGTCGCGGCGCCGCGTGCCGATGACAAGCAGCAGGGCGAGTGCGGCTAG
- the LOC106139375 gene encoding cytosol aminopeptidase-like isoform X1: MKRFTKLFLSNYIPRGPNLCVARAYSQVAECSATSEDKDEPPLDGNKKGLVLGVYEADGQFELTEAAAEVDQKSDGKISQHLTELSCQLQLGKSFAVTDVPGYSAVALASYGPKNACYNKLEELDEARENVRWGVGAGVRVLQSRGCALLDVDPGTRPDAAAEAAQLAAWRFQEFRACKKPKCQVTQYGGAGAEWGEGAVRGDAQNWARHLSDMPANKMTPIDLAQAALDELCPLGVVVEARDREWISSQDMRAFLAVARGSCEEPAFLECAYRGGRERQPPVLLVAKGVTFDSGGLCLKSSELMCENRGSMAGAAVVLATLKIIATLKVPINVVALLPLCENMISGQCMKVGDVVRALNGVNIQIEDTDMEGRLMMADALVYGQTIYRPSLVIDVATFTRGVLLATGGGAYGCFSNSEAAWRLLRRAGARAGDRPWRFPLWNYYHQQIVDDPAVDLRNKGSGSATPCLGAAFLRRFVCCDWLHVDVTGVGKVAHAAPPYLRARRMSGRPARALAAALADVAAPRADDKQQGECG; this comes from the exons atgaaaagatttacaaagttatttttgagTAATTATATTCCTAGGGGACCAAATTTGTGTGTTGCGAGAGCTTACTCCCAGGTTGCTGAGTGTTCAGCCACTTCTGAAGATAAGGATGAACCACCACTGGATGGGAATAAG AAAGGTCTAGTGCTGGGCGTTTACGAGGCGGACGGGCAGTTCGAGCTGACCGAAGCCGCCGCGGAGGTCGATCAGAAGTCTGATGGGAAGATCAGTCAGCATCTCACTGA GCTATCATGTCAGCTGCAGCTAGGCAAGTCGTTCGCGGTGACCGACGTGCCGGGGTACAGCGCCGTCGCGCTCGCCAGCTACGGGCCCAAGAACGCCTGCTACAACAAGCTGGAGGAGCTGGATGAGGCCAGG GAAAACGTCCGCTGGGGAGTGGGGGCTGGCGTGCGGGTACTACAGTCCCGCGGCTGCGCGCTGCTAGACGTGGACCCGGGGACGCGGCCCGACGCCGCCGCGGAGGCCGCCCAGCTCGCCGCCTGGAG GTTCCAAGAGTTCCGAGCGTGCAAGAAGCCGAAGTGCCAAGTGACCCAGTACGGGGGGGCGGGCGCGGAGTGGGGGGAGGGCGCGGTGCGGGGGGACGCGCAGAACTGGGCGCGGCACCTCTCCGACATGCCCGCCAACAAGATGACCCCCATTGACCTCGCTCAG GCGGCATTAGACGAGCTGTGCCCGCTGGGCGTGGTGGTGGAGGCGCGCGACCGCGAGTGGATCTCGTCGCAGGACATGCGCGCCTTCCTGGCCGTGGCGCGCGGCTCGTGCGAGGAGCCCGCCTTCCTGGAGTGCGCCTACCGCGGCGGCCGCGAGCGCCAGCCGCCCGTGCTGCTCGTGGCCAAGGGGGTCACCTTCGACAG CGGCGGCCTCTGCCTGAAGTCGTCGGAGCTGATGTGCGAGAACCGCGGCAGCATGGCGGGCGCCGCCGTCGTGCTCGCCACGCTCAAGATCATCGCCACACTCAAG GTGCCCATAAACGTAGTGGCTCTGCTTCCCCTCTGCGAGAACATGATCAGCGGGCAGTGCATGAAGGTGGGCGACGTGGTGCGAGCCCTCAACGGGGTCAACATACAG ATAGAAGACACGGACATGGAGGGCCGGCTGATGATGGCGGACGCGCTGGTGTACGGGCAGACCATCTACCGGCCCAGCCTCGTCATAGACGTCGCCACGTTCACCC GCGGGGTGCTGCTGGCGACGGGCGGCGGCGCGTACGGCTGCTTCAGCAACAGCGAGGCGGCGTGGCGGCTGCTGCGGCGGGCGGGCGCGCGCGCCGGCGACCGCCCGTGGCGGTTCCCGCTGTGGAACTACTACCACCAGCAGATCGTCG ATGACCCGGCTGTGGATTTGAGAAACAAAGGATCGGGGTCTGCCACTCCTTGCTTGGGCGCTGCCTTCCTTAGG CGCTTCGTGTGCTGCGACTGGCTGCACGTGGACGTGACGGGCGTGGGCAAGGTGGCGCACGCGGCGCCGCCGTacctgcgcgcgcgccgcatGTCGGGCCGCCCCGCGCGCGCGCTGGCCGCCGCGCTCGCCGACGTCGCGGCGCCGCGTGCCGATGACAAGCAGCAGGGCGAGTGCGGCTAG
- the LOC106139378 gene encoding alpha-ketoglutarate-dependent dioxygenase alkB homolog 6, protein MSDNKCFQIDRCLVQNVPPTAYYIPNYISESEESYIMSNIYSAPKPKWTQLSNRRLQNWGGIPHKNGMIAESIPQWLDEYLERIHRLDVMGGKRPNHVLVNEYLPGQGIMPHLDGTLFYPTITTLSVGSHIVLKFLETSSDEDIKTSNHVFSLLLEPRSLLILQDQLFNYYLHCIEEITQDVLDDSIANMEMCCDTLVKGSVVPRDTRLSLTIRHVPKTTSFKLNFGNKR, encoded by the exons ATGTCTGACAATAAATGCTTTCAAATCGACCGTTGTTTGGTgcaaaat GTCCCTCCGACTGcttattatatacctaattacaTATCTGAGAGTGAAGAGAGTTATATTATGTCTAATATTTACTCTGCACCAAAGCCTAAATGGACACAGTTATCTAACCGGCGTTTGCAAAACTGGGGAGGAATTCCTCATAAAAACGGCATGATAGCAGAGTCTATACCACAGTGGCTGGATGAGTACCTCGAGAGGATTCATAGATTAGACGTTATGGGCGGGAAAAGGCCGAATCATGTTCTTGTGAATGAATATCTTCCAGGGCAGGGAATAATGCCACATTTAGATGGAACATTGTTCTATCCGACGATCACAACTCTCTCTGTAGGTTCACACATAGTCCTCAAATTCTTAGAAACAAGTTCAGATGAGGATATTAAAACTTCAAACCATGTTTTCTCTCTGCTGTTGGAGCCAAGGAGTTTGTTGATCCTACAAGACCAGTTGTTTAATTACTACTTGCATTGTATTGAAGAAATCACACAGGATGTTTTGGATGATTCAATAGCAAATATGGAAATGTGTTGTGATACACTTGTGAAGGGCTCTGTGGTGCCCCGAGACACCAGACTGTCTCTTACAATCAGACATGTGCCAAAGACCACTAGCTTTAAACTTAACTTTGGGAATAAAAGATGA
- the LOC106139379 gene encoding ubiquitin domain-containing protein 2 translates to MGGCIGITRSRSGPIEESSGTVSRPNSGGLRKNQSLCHETIRWKSDVPLTEGQLRSKRDEFWDTAPAFEGRKEIWDALRAAAVAAEAMDFQLAQAILDGASVSVPNGYLTECYDEWGTRYQVPIYCLSPPINMVKEAHGRDSPAEWSEPVEGGTEVTLRLRLSSSCKDVELAVYTRHTIAHCKNKLHAQENIEPWRQRWFYGGKLLGDRLLVEEARVTPGYVVQVIVSSEPQPPS, encoded by the exons ATGGGTGGTTGCATAGGAATAACTAGAAGTAGAAGTGGGCCGATCGAGGAGTCGTCGGGGACCGTGTCTCGGCCCAATTCGG GTGGGCTGAGGAAGAACCAATCATTGTGTCATGAGACGATAAGGTGGAAAAGTGATGTGCCATTGACAGAGGGTCAGCTGCGTAGTAAGAGAGATGAGTTTTGGGACACCGCTCCAGCGTTTGAAGGTCGTAAGGAAATATGGGACGCGCTGCGTGCGGCGGCCGTGGCGGCCGAAGCCATGGACTTCCAGCTGGCGCAGGCCATACTGGATGGAGCCAGTGTCTCAGTGCCTAATGGATATTTGACAGAGTGCTATGATGAGTGGGGAACTAGATATCAG GTACCAATATACTGCCTGTCACCACCCATAAACATGGTGAAGGAGGCCCACGGGCGCGACTCCCCGGCGGAGTGGTCGGAGCCCGTGGAGGGGGGCACGGAGGTCACCCTCAGGCTGAGGCTCTCCAGCTCCTGCAAGGATGTGGAGCTGGCCGTATACACCAGGCACACGATCGCTCATTGCAAGAATAAACTGCAT GCGCAAGAGAACATAGAACCATGGCGCCAACGCTGGTTCTACGGCGGCAAGCTGCTCGGCGACCGGCTGCTGGTGGAGGAGGCCCGCGTCACCCCCGGCTACGTCGTCCAGGTGATCGTCAGCAGCGAGCCGCAGCCGCCCAGCTAG
- the LOC132902019 gene encoding uncharacterized protein LOC132902019 — MEDDTQILFTEYDGDQQQTLQTTASHSAQTSTTKPKDGASHGKLECDYGQCTDIDLRNFEQEYLKFIKKNSDEENHEPPIDDRCEITGVELVVPEDPSRNFFSDTDDFLNQLENHEEQRIFIDGCGCAMSCQEKFPREAVLQSRLESQEMNTKCDLGHNHLNLFTMGALNALTRQGSNTLKTNKNKTKVRKAAHTTFFFQGIAVCKNFFQFVYALGEKRYKNIKSKVLKGNLATVSSPHNFTLIRTNNAQQTIDAVLFKKSFSEQNSLVLPGRVPSFHNPDLHILPSSMNKRYVYDKYQEASKLSERDAVSLRTWYRLWQTYAPNIVIQKPRTDLCTKCQENITALGKMQGLDENEKRGLIEKSSQHLDLVQTERAYYKQLIDTSADVFGNRKLGQNQPCSSPGKMHYSFDFAQQVHLPHSSQQVGPLYFLAGYKIGLFGIAAEPLKQFVLYMIPEACNTGKGSNTVISLLDHFFNNFGLGETDVICHADNCSGQNKNNFMMQYALWRTLTGKHKSFQLSFLPVGHTKFAPDLYFGLFKKKFRLSNSNTARDVLECAVSACHNSDTVTAVLVGNETGDIMNLHSYNWADFFKKKSPQSVTQLLSYNHFKASIDDPGVLHCTKKFDDQDVKNVAVFNSTCDFTQNASPTVIPPTRLSFERQQYLFQKIRVYVSPEAQNVLCPEPIKIVAISAIEDPLLDVEMPLIDTESATPSTSALTVVESQKRKTPKCGYCGEMGHRNQKRSNVYFCKKRELDERLESS; from the exons ATGGAAGACGATACtcaaattttgtttactgAATATGATGGCGATCAGCAGCAAACACTACAAACAACAGCTTCACATTCAGCACAGACATCGACGACGAAACCAAAAG atGGAGCTTCTCATGGAAAATTGGAGTGTGATTACGGTCAATGCACAGACAtagatttaagaaattttgaacaggagtatttaaaattcataaaaaaaaattctgatgAAGAAAATCATGAGCCTCCTATCGATGATAGATGCGAAATAACTGGCGTTGAATTAGTTGTACCAGAAGACCCatctcgtaattttttttctgatactGACGATTTTCTCAACCAATTGGAAAACCATGAAGAACAACGGATATTTATCGACGGTTGCGGCTGTGCTATGTCATGCCAAGAAAAATTTCCCCGTGAAGCTGTGCTACAGTCCAGATTAGAATCACAGGAAATGAATACCAAATGCGACCTAGGCCataatcatttaaatttgtttactaTGGGTGCTCTTAATGCTCTAACTCGTCAAGGGTCCAATActcttaaaacaaacaaaaacaaaacaaaggtaAGGAAAGCAGCTcatacaacttttttttttcaaggcaTAGCTGTTTGTAAGaacttttttcagtttgtttaTGCATTAGGGGaaaaaagatacaaaaatattaagagcAAAGTACTTAAAGGAAATTTAGCAACAGTGTCCTCTCCTCATAATTTCACGTTGATAAGAACCAATAATGCCCAGCAAACAATTGATGCTGTATTATTCAAAAAATCTTTCTCAGAACAAAATTCATTAGTCTTGCCAGGCCGCGTTCCAAGTTTTCATAATCCTGACTTACATATTTTACCCAGTTCAATGAATAAACGATACGTGTATGATAAGTACCAAGAAGCGAGCAAATTGTCCGAAAGAGATGCTGTGAGTTTAAGAACTTGGTACAGATTATGGCAAACCTATGCTCCAAATATTGTCATTCAAAAGCCTCGAACGGACCTGTGTACAAAATGCCAAGAAAATATTACAGCTTTAGGTAAAATGCAAGGCTTAGATGAAAATGAAAAGCGCGGATTGATTGAAAAATCGTCCCAACATTTAGATTTAGTTCAAACTGAACGTGCCTATTACAAACAATTGATTGACACGTCAGCAGATGTATTCGGAAACCGGAAACTAGGGCAAAACCAGCCATGCTCATCGCCAGGAAAAATGCATTACTCGTTTGATTTTGCGCAACAGGTACATTTGCCTCATAGCTCACAGCAAGTTGGACCTCTTTACTTTTTGGCGGGATATAAAATCGGTTTGTTTGGCATAGCCGCGGAGCCACTAAAACAATTTGTGTTATATATGATCCCAGAAGCTTGCAATACTGGAAAAGGTTCGAATACCGTAATCTCACTCCTAGACcactttttcaataattttgggCTGGGTGAAACAGACGTCATTTGTCATGCTGATAATTGTAGcggtcaaaataaaaataacttcatgATGCAGTACGCATTATGGCGTACACTAACGGGGAAACATAAATCATTTCAACTTTCTTTTTTGCCCGTTGGACATACCAAATTCGCGCCGGATTTATACTTCggactatttaaaaaaaagttccgTCTTTCCAATTCAAACACAGCCAGAGATGTGTTGGAGTGCGCCGTTTCAGCTTGCCATAATTCAGACACAGTTACGGCAGTTCTTGTCGGTAATGAAACTGGTGATATAATGAATCTGCATTCATACAATTGGGCcgatttctttaaaaagaaatctccGCAAAGCGTGACACAGCTGCTCTCTTACAACCATTTCAAAGCGTCTATTGATGATCCTGGAGTCCTGCATTGCACCAAAAAGTTTGATGATCAAGATGTTAAAAACGTCGCAGTTTTTAATTCCACTTGTGATTTCACACAAAATGCTAGTCCGACTGTAATACCTCCTACAAGGCTATCGTTTGAGCGACAACAGTATTTGTTCCAAAAAATTCGTGTCTATGTTTCCCCTGAGGCTCAAAATGTCTTGTGTCCAGAACCTATAAAAATCGTTGCAATAAGTGCTATAGAAGATCCGTTACTTGACGTCGAAATGCCGCTCATAGATACTGAATCAGCCACCCCGTCGACGTCGGCGCTCACAGTAGTGGAAAGCCAAAAACGAAAAACACCCAAATGCGGCTACTGTGGTGAAATGGGCCACAGAAATCAAAAAAGGAGTAATGTatatttctgtaaaaaaagaGAACTTGATGAGCGCCTTGAATCCAGTTAA